The genomic interval ATGCGGAGTTTTTGGGAGCTGAAGTTTCGGAAGTTCTCAGAGTTCCCGGGACTTTTGACATTCCTCTGGCTGTAAAAAAGATGCTGGAAAGGGGTAGAGTTGATGCCGTTGTTGCGATTGGCTGCGTCATAGAGGGGGAGACGGAACATGACGAGATAGTTGCCCAGCATGCAGCAAGGAAAATAATGGATCTCAGTCTGGAATACGGCAAGCCGGTTACGCTGGGCATAAGCGGACCCGGTATGGGCAGGATTGCAGCTACGGAGAGAGTGGATTACGCAAAGAGGGCAGTTGAGGCTGCGGTCAAGCTTGTCAAGAGGTTGAAGGAGTATGATTCAGAGGGGAGCTAACAGGATTGAGGTTGTTCAGCCATCTGCAACTCTAAGAGTTTCAACAATGGCAAAGGAGCTTGCAAGGGAGGGCAGGGATGTAGTGGACATGAGTGTGGGTGAGCCCGACTTTCCAACACCGGATTTTATCATTGAAGCTGCTTACAGGGCAATGAAGGAGGGCAAGGTATTTTACACTCCGACAAGGGGAGTTCCGGAACTGACCGAAGCCATAGCTGAAAAGCTGAGAAAAGAGAATGGTATCGATGTGACGCCAGATAACATCATTGTCACGCCGGGTGCGAAGTACGCCATCTTTGAGGCAATGATGTGTTTACTGCAGGAAGGTGACGAGGTATTGCTTCTCGACCCCTCATGGGTTAGCTATGAGGCATGCATTTTGATGGCAGGAGCAAGGCCGATCTGGGTTCCCCACGAGGAGGGTTTCGAGGATGCACCTATAGAGGACTACGTTACCGGGAACACAAAACTGATAGTCGTAAACACACCAAGCAACCCGCTTGGCGTTGTTTATCCAAGAGAGTTTTTGAAGAAGGTAAGGGATGTTGCCGTTGACAATGACCTTCTGGTAATGTCCGATGAAATCTATGAGAAGATAATTTTTGAGGGCAGCCACCACAGTCTCGCTGCAATGGACGGGATGCTGGAAAGGACGATTACAGTAAACGGCTTTTCGAAGACATACTCAATGACCGGCTGGAGGCTCGGCTATGCCGCTGCTCCTGAGTGGATTGTAAAGCTGATGAACCGCATGCAGAGCCATTCTGTCAGTCATCCAACCTCGTTTGTACAGTATGCAGGTGTGGCGGCCCTTAAAGGTAGCCAAGACTTTATTGAAGATGTGGTCAGGGAGTTCAAAGCAAGAAGGGATATGATAATGGAGAAACTGGATGAGCTCGGTATAAAGTATGCACCGCCGAAAGGAGCCTTCTATATCTTCATGGATGTTGCCAGAGACAGCATGGAGTTCTGCGAGGAATTTCTGAAGAAGGAATATGTGGCACTAACGCCCGGTGCTGCATTTGGTGTGGCCTACAGGAGCTGGGTCAGGCTTAGCTACGCAACATCGAGGGAGAGAATAGCAGAGTTCCTGAAGAGGCTCGAGAGGTTCTTGAAATAAGATTTATTTTTAAAGTTCATCCGAAAGACTCGTACACCTTTCTCCTCTCACCCTCGTGGGGACAGAAGTGGACGGAAATGTGCTTTACCTCGGGGTGCTGTTGCCTTATCGCATCTGCAATTTCTTCAGACAGCCTGTCTGCATTGGCAACGGTCATCTCACCATCCACCGTCACGTGAAGGTCGAGGTGTATCGAGTTCTCTCCTGCATAAATCCCAACCATATCATGAACCCCCCTGATACCTTTAATACCGGAGCAGATTTTCTCCACACTCTCGTAAAATCCGTCAGATGGAGACATTCCAAGCAGAACCCTCGCATTTTCTCTTACGATTTTTATGGAGTTGTAGAGAATGATCAGGGCTATGACGAGAGTCGCCACACCGTCAAAAATCGGATATCCTGCCCGGACAAGTCCTACACCCACTACAGCGGCGAGAGTTGAGAGAGAGTCGTTCATACTCTCAACCAGAAGGGTTCTGTTGAGTATCCCGCTCCTCCTTGCCGAGATTAGAGCAGCAAGAATCAGCAGTAGGAGAACCAGAAGTTCAGCGTAAATGGCAATCTCCGTGTTTTTGAATGATGATGGAGGATTCAGCACCTTTGTCATTCCCACCTTGATCAGTTCGAAGGACAGGAAGGTTACAAAACCAACACCCACTATCAGCGAGGCAACGTTCTTGACCATCTCATGTCCGAGGGGGTGGGTTGGGTCTGGAGCTTTACGAGCCAGTCTTTCTGATGTGATCAGGATTAAAATCATGGATATATCCACAACCGAATGTAGGGTGTCGGCCAGTATCGCTGAGTATCCGGATAGATAGTAGGCACCGGCCTTTATTCCCATGGTCACCAGATATATCAGCAGGATATCCATCATATTCTCTTGACAAATTCTGCAGGGAGCTTAAGAACGCTTGCCAGACCGACGAAGTTCTCCTTTGAGATGCTTCCATCGGCGATATCTTTGAGTGCCTCCTTGGCATTGAATGCTATGCCCAGACCTGCTCTCTCTATCATTAGCCTGTCGTTGGCACCATCACCAACCGCCACCACGTTTTCGGGACTGATCCCTTCCTTTTTTGCTATCTCTTCCACTATTCTCGCCTTCTCCTTTGCGTCAATTATTCTGCCTTTTATCCTTCCGGTGAGCTTTCCATCTTTTACCTCGAGCTCATTTCCGAAGGCATAGTCCAGGCCAAGCTCCTCCTTCAGTCTGTCTGTGAAATAGCTGAATCCACCGCTGACAACGGCCACCTTGTACCCTGCTTCCTTCAGACTCCTTACCAGTTCCTTTGCTCCCTCGGTCAGCCTTATTCTCGAATAGATCTTCTCCAGAACTTCAACGGGCAGACCCTGAAGCAGCTTAACTCTCTCCTCGAGTGCCTCCTTGAAGCTGATTTCACCTCGCATCGCCTTTTCGGTCAGCTCCGAAACTTCTCTGTCCACTCCTGCCTCCTTGGCAAGCTCGTCGATTATCTCTGCGTCAACCAGAGTCGAATCCATGTCGAATACTATCAGTCTCTTCTCCCTTCTGAAAGTTGAATAGGGCTGCATTACTATGTCGAGGCCAAGTCTCTCCGCCGCCTCCCTAAGCCTTCTTCTGATTTCAAAGGAATCTCTTTCACCCAGATCCACAAGAAACTCAATTGAGATAAGTTCTTCCCTTGCTGTGAGGCTGGTTTTTTCGATATTCACGCCAAACTCGAGAAATATACCCGTAACATCCCTGACTATTCCAATCCTGTCCTTTCCAAGGACTGTAACCACGTACAGGTTTTTCCTTGGTTTTT from Archaeoglobus neptunius carries:
- a CDS encoding cation diffusion facilitator family transporter, whose amino-acid sequence is MMDILLIYLVTMGIKAGAYYLSGYSAILADTLHSVVDISMILILITSERLARKAPDPTHPLGHEMVKNVASLIVGVGFVTFLSFELIKVGMTKVLNPPSSFKNTEIAIYAELLVLLLLILAALISARRSGILNRTLLVESMNDSLSTLAAVVGVGLVRAGYPIFDGVATLVIALIILYNSIKIVRENARVLLGMSPSDGFYESVEKICSGIKGIRGVHDMVGIYAGENSIHLDLHVTVDGEMTVANADRLSEEIADAIRQQHPEVKHISVHFCPHEGERRKVYESFG
- a CDS encoding pyridoxal phosphate-dependent aminotransferase, giving the protein MIQRGANRIEVVQPSATLRVSTMAKELAREGRDVVDMSVGEPDFPTPDFIIEAAYRAMKEGKVFYTPTRGVPELTEAIAEKLRKENGIDVTPDNIIVTPGAKYAIFEAMMCLLQEGDEVLLLDPSWVSYEACILMAGARPIWVPHEEGFEDAPIEDYVTGNTKLIVVNTPSNPLGVVYPREFLKKVRDVAVDNDLLVMSDEIYEKIIFEGSHHSLAAMDGMLERTITVNGFSKTYSMTGWRLGYAAAPEWIVKLMNRMQSHSVSHPTSFVQYAGVAALKGSQDFIEDVVREFKARRDMIMEKLDELGIKYAPPKGAFYIFMDVARDSMEFCEEFLKKEYVALTPGAAFGVAYRSWVRLSYATSRERIAEFLKRLERFLK
- the serB gene encoding phosphoserine phosphatase SerB, whose protein sequence is MKLIAVSVYGEDRPGIVHNIARALAECGANIVDIEQTVLQGMFVMFIVAEVENEECMKREVQKAAERTNVHVSLTPFKRKEKPRKNLYVVTVLGKDRIGIVRDVTGIFLEFGVNIEKTSLTAREELISIEFLVDLGERDSFEIRRRLREAAERLGLDIVMQPYSTFRREKRLIVFDMDSTLVDAEIIDELAKEAGVDREVSELTEKAMRGEISFKEALEERVKLLQGLPVEVLEKIYSRIRLTEGAKELVRSLKEAGYKVAVVSGGFSYFTDRLKEELGLDYAFGNELEVKDGKLTGRIKGRIIDAKEKARIVEEIAKKEGISPENVVAVGDGANDRLMIERAGLGIAFNAKEALKDIADGSISKENFVGLASVLKLPAEFVKRI
- the ribH gene encoding 6,7-dimethyl-8-ribityllumazine synthase: MDKVKLGMVVAEFNRDITYMMEILGKEHAEFLGAEVSEVLRVPGTFDIPLAVKKMLERGRVDAVVAIGCVIEGETEHDEIVAQHAARKIMDLSLEYGKPVTLGISGPGMGRIAATERVDYAKRAVEAAVKLVKRLKEYDSEGS